One window of the Streptomyces asoensis genome contains the following:
- a CDS encoding MerR family transcriptional regulator, translating into MRTLTIGAFARACRLSPKALRLYDELDLLRPARVDPDTGYRHYAVEQLEQARLVAWLRRLGMPLARIREIRALDDPAAAREIRAYWARVEAETAVRRDLAAFLVDHLSDTSRRDTAMLELRYSAHSDRGLVRPANQDTAYAGARLLAVADGFGTAGGPASSAAVEALKFLDTEEAPAGGVLNLLEDAVRGASDAVRDVSDGTDETGTTLTALLWTGSRLALVHIGDSRAYLLRDGGLFRITHDHTVVQSLLDEGRLTPEEALSHPQPALLLKALSGGSHGTPDLRLHDARPGDRYLLCSDGLSTVVPDEDIHALLGTTPAPDAAVHALVSAANGAGGPDNVSCVVADVVEAAA; encoded by the coding sequence ATACGGACGCTGACGATCGGCGCCTTCGCACGGGCCTGCCGGCTGTCGCCGAAGGCACTGCGTCTGTACGACGAGCTGGACCTGCTGCGGCCCGCCCGGGTCGACCCGGACACCGGGTACCGCCACTACGCGGTGGAGCAGCTGGAACAGGCCCGGCTCGTGGCGTGGCTGCGACGACTCGGCATGCCGCTGGCCCGGATCCGGGAGATCCGCGCCCTCGACGATCCGGCCGCCGCCCGGGAGATCCGCGCGTACTGGGCGCGGGTCGAGGCGGAGACGGCCGTACGACGGGATCTCGCCGCGTTCCTCGTGGACCACCTCTCGGACACCTCACGAAGGGACACCGCCATGCTCGAACTCCGTTACTCCGCCCACTCCGACCGGGGCCTGGTCCGGCCCGCCAACCAGGACACCGCCTACGCGGGCGCCCGGCTCCTCGCCGTCGCCGACGGATTCGGGACGGCCGGCGGGCCCGCGAGCAGCGCCGCCGTCGAGGCGCTGAAGTTCCTCGACACCGAGGAGGCGCCGGCGGGCGGGGTGCTCAACCTGCTGGAGGACGCGGTGCGGGGCGCGAGCGACGCCGTGCGGGACGTGTCCGACGGCACCGACGAGACCGGCACCACGCTGACCGCGCTGCTGTGGACGGGATCGCGCCTGGCCCTCGTCCACATCGGGGACTCCCGCGCCTACCTGCTGCGCGACGGCGGCCTGTTCCGCATCACCCACGACCACACGGTCGTCCAGTCTCTGCTCGACGAGGGCCGGCTGACCCCCGAGGAGGCCCTGAGCCACCCCCAGCCCGCCCTGCTCCTGAAGGCCCTGTCCGGCGGCAGCCACGGCACCCCCGACCTCCGTCTGCACGACGCCCGCCCCGGCGACCGCTACCTCCTGTGCTCCGACGGCCTCTCGACCGTCGTCCCCGACGAGGACATCCACGCCCTCCTCGGCACGACCCCGGCCCCGGACGCCGCCGTGCACGCGCTGGTGAGCGCCGCGAACGGCGCCGGCGGGCCGGACAACGTCAGCTGCGTCGTCGCGGACGTGGTGGAGGCGGCGGCCTGA
- a CDS encoding acyl-CoA synthetase: protein MSSLFPALTDDPSGRPALRFGERSLTYAQLASAAGAVGERVRGEGRVAVWATPSLETAVAVVGALLAGVAAVPLNPKSGDKELGHILGDSAPRVVLAAPGDELPAALRELERIDVDGHGVGAPVGVPVGDDDPALVVYTSGTTGPPKGAVIPRRAIATTLDALADAWQWTGEDVLVHGLPLFHVHGLVLGILGPLRRGGSVRHLGRFGTEGVTRELSTGASMLFGVPTMYHRIAEALPDDPALAKALAGARLLVSGSAALPVHDHERIAAATGRRVIERYGMTETLMNTSVRADGEARAGTVGVPLPGVELRLVDEDGSAVEAYDGERVGEIQVRGPNLFTEYLNRPDATAAAFTSDGWFRTGDVAVRDPDGYVRIVGRKATDLIKSGGYKIGAGEIENALLEHPGVREAAVTGEPDADLGERIVAWVVPADPGAPPAEGELADHVARRLAPHKRPRVVRYLDALPRNDMGKIMKRALPS, encoded by the coding sequence GTGTCCTCTCTCTTCCCGGCCCTGACGGACGATCCGTCCGGGCGCCCCGCCCTGCGGTTCGGCGAGCGTTCCCTGACGTACGCGCAGCTCGCCTCGGCGGCCGGTGCCGTCGGCGAACGGGTGCGGGGGGAGGGGAGGGTCGCCGTGTGGGCGACTCCGTCGCTGGAGACCGCCGTCGCGGTGGTGGGCGCGCTGCTCGCCGGGGTGGCCGCCGTGCCGCTGAACCCGAAGTCGGGCGACAAGGAGCTCGGGCACATTCTGGGCGACAGCGCGCCGCGGGTGGTGCTGGCGGCTCCGGGCGACGAACTGCCCGCCGCGCTACGGGAGCTGGAACGGATCGACGTCGACGGGCACGGTGTCGGGGCGCCGGTCGGGGTGCCCGTGGGTGACGATGACCCCGCCCTCGTCGTCTACACCTCCGGCACCACCGGGCCGCCCAAGGGCGCGGTGATCCCGCGTCGCGCGATCGCCACGACCCTGGACGCGCTCGCCGACGCCTGGCAGTGGACCGGTGAGGACGTCCTCGTGCACGGGCTGCCGCTGTTCCATGTGCACGGGCTGGTGCTGGGGATCCTCGGGCCGCTGCGGCGCGGCGGGTCCGTACGGCATCTCGGGCGGTTCGGCACGGAGGGCGTGACGCGGGAGCTGAGCACCGGGGCGAGCATGCTCTTCGGGGTGCCGACGATGTACCACCGCATCGCCGAGGCGCTGCCCGACGACCCCGCACTGGCCAAGGCGCTCGCCGGGGCGCGGCTGCTGGTGTCCGGTTCGGCCGCGCTGCCCGTGCACGACCACGAGCGGATCGCGGCCGCGACCGGGCGGCGGGTGATCGAGCGGTACGGGATGACGGAGACGCTGATGAACACCAGTGTCCGGGCGGACGGGGAGGCGCGGGCGGGGACCGTCGGGGTGCCGCTGCCCGGCGTGGAGCTGCGGCTGGTGGACGAGGACGGGTCGGCCGTCGAGGCGTACGACGGGGAGCGCGTCGGGGAGATCCAGGTGCGCGGGCCGAACCTGTTCACCGAGTACCTCAACCGGCCGGACGCGACAGCCGCCGCCTTCACCTCCGACGGCTGGTTCCGGACGGGTGATGTGGCCGTGCGCGATCCCGACGGCTATGTCCGGATCGTCGGGCGCAAGGCGACCGACCTCATCAAGAGCGGTGGGTACAAGATCGGGGCCGGTGAGATCGAGAACGCCCTGCTGGAGCATCCGGGGGTGCGCGAGGCCGCCGTCACCGGGGAGCCGGACGCGGACCTCGGGGAGCGGATCGTCGCGTGGGTCGTGCCGGCGGATCCCGGAGCCCCGCCGGCCGAGGGCGAGTTGGCCGACCATGTGGCCCGTCGGCTGGCGCCGCACAAGCGGCCCCGCGTGGTGCGCTACCTCGACGCGCTGCCCCGCAACGACATGGGGAAGATCATGAAGCGGGCGCTGCCCTCATGA